One genomic window of Brienomyrus brachyistius isolate T26 chromosome 16, BBRACH_0.4, whole genome shotgun sequence includes the following:
- the dnajc10 gene encoding dnaJ homolog subfamily C member 10 isoform X1, with protein MMQLLQGDTKAQVTGMSRFKTWLGLLAITFLAASISVAENYYAFLGVSREASTRDIRRAFKKLALAMHPDKNPNDQDAYDRFHKASQVYEVLKDDDLRMNYERFGEKGLEESNHSSGYETYDFYRNDFGIYDDDLEVITLDSREFDATVNSGELWFVNFYLPRCPHCHDLAPTWREFAKEMDGLVRIGVVNCEDSKVLCHSNGVRSYPTLLVFKEGTQKAERYFGNRSKESLAKFAMRFVNSKVTELWHGNVFNEIEVAFASGIGWLITFCAETGDCLSSTTRHKLAGMLQGLVNVGWMDCIKHADLCENFEVTFSSTAYFPPSSTMKQRDSMLFLRSLDVKEIYTEVMHLLPDLETLTVETFSGKVARHRWVVSFLFGLEELPFHEYKKLRVLLKDYHMQVGKVNCVTEADLCSSLHIQKPSIAVFKGLGIDNFEIHHGGNVLYKAASFAKDSASSHVTSLRPGNFPGREKEPWLVYFFVPWCLPCFARLPELRKASVQLFGQVKFGTLDCAAHEELCKQYDIHTFPTMMVFNQSNISEFEGYHTAEGVMEFLEYLANPAVVTLTPDSFQKLVKQRGPDETWLVAFSTPWCQHCLALLPEWRKLAQMVNGIVKVGTVDCDKHWSFCRREDVLGYPEIRLFPQNASRWDQHQSYTGWNRDSQSLRSWVFGSLPRVSQDLTPEDLRRWVYAGKQHWVIDFYTPWCVPCQQFAPEFELLAHVMKGSVRAGRLDCQAHAQACERAGINAYPTIRFYPYLGSAVDQGGEDINSRDANGITRVLRQRLQQLSADSQSKFSKVKDEL; from the exons ATGATGCAGCTCCTCCAAGGCGACACGAAGGCTCAAGTGACCGGAATGTCTCGCTTTAAAACGTGGCTGGGCTTATTGGCCATAACGTTTCTGGCAGCTTCCATCTCCGTAGCTGAAAATTATTATGCGTTCCTGGGAGTTTCCAGAGAGGCATCCACCAGAGATATTAGACGGGCTTTTAAGAAGCTCGCTCTGGCCATGCACCCTGATAAAAACCCA AACGACCAAGATGCCTATGACAGATTCCATAAGGCTAGTCAGGTGTATGAGGTATTAAAGGATGACGATCTGAGGATGAACTATGAAAGATTTGGAGAGAAGGGACTGGAAGAGAGCAACCACAGCAGTGGATATGAAACATATGATTTTTACAGGAATGACTTTG GCATCTATGATGACGACCTTGAGGTAATTACTTTAGACAGCAGAGAATTTG ATGCCACAGTGAACTCTGGAGAGCTGTGGTTTGTGAATTTCTACCTCCCCCGCTGTCCTCACTGCCACGACTTGGCTCCCACA TGGAGAGAGTTTGCCAAGGAGATGGACGGGCTGGTAAGGATTGGGGTTGTGAACTGCGAGGACAGCAAAGTCCTGTGTCACAGCAACGGCGTCAGAAGTTATCCGACGCTCCTTGTTTTCAAAGAAGGAACG CAGAAGGCAGAGAGGTACTTTGGAAACCGATCAAAGGAGAGCTTGGCCAAGTTTGCGATGCGTTTTGTGAACAGCAAAGTAACAGAGCTGTGGCATG GTAATGTCTTCAATGAGATCGAAGTTGCATTCGCTTCTGGCATCGGATGGCTCATTACCTTCTGTGCGGAAACTGGTG ACTGTCTCTCATCAACAACAAGGCATAAACTAGCCGGGATGTTG CAGGGGCTGGTGAACGTTGGCTGGATGGACTGCATCAAGCACGCCGACCTGTGTGAAAACTTTGAGGTGACCTTCAGCTCCACAGCCTACTTCCCCCCCAGCAGCACCATGAAACAGAGGGACAGCATGCTG TTTCTACGCAGTCTGGACGTGAAGGAGATTTACACCGAGGTGATGCATCTGCTGCCAGACCTAGAGACTCTCACGGTGGAAACGTTCTCG GGTAAAGTGGCGCGCCATCGCTGGGTGGTCAGTTTCTTGTTCGGTCTGGAAGAGCTGCCATTCCATGAGTACAAAAAGCTGAGGGTGCTTCTGAAAGATTACCACATGCAG GTGGGGAAGGTCAACTGCGTGACGGAGGCTGACCTCTGCAGCTCCTTACACATTCAGAAGCCAAGCATTGCCGTCTTCAAGGGGCTCGGCATCGACAACTTTGAGATCCATCACG GGGGCAACGTCCTGTACAAAGCTGCATCCTTCGCCAAGGACAGCGCCAGCTCTCATGTGACCAGCTTGCGACCCGGAAACTTCCCTGGTCGTGAGAAGGAGCCTTGGTTGGTGTACTTCTTTGTACCT TGGTGCCTGCCATGCTTTGCTCGACTCCCAGAGTTGAGGAAGGCGTCCGTCCAGCTTTTCGGACAGGTGAAGTTTGGCACTCTGGACTGTGCTGCCCACGAGGAGCTCTGCAAGCAG TATGACATCCACACCTTCCCCACGATGATGGTGTTCAACCAGTCCAACATCTCCGAGTTCGAGGGCTACCACACGGCAGAGGGCGTCATGGAGTTTTTGGAG TACCTGGCCAACCCCGCAGTAGTCACCCTGACGCCAGACTCCTTCCAGAAGCTGGTGAAGCAGAGGGGGCCTGATGAGACGTGGTTGGTGGCCTTCTCCACGCCATGGTGCCAGCACTGCCTGGCGTTGCTTCCTGAATGGAGGAAGCTGGCACAG atGGTCAATGGGATAGTTAAGGTGGGCACCGTGGACTGCGACAAGCATTGGTCCTTCTGTCGACGTGAGGATGTCTTGGGCTACCCTGAGATCCGCCTCTTCCCACAGAACGCCAGCCGCTGGGACCAGCACCA GAGTTATACTGGCTGGAACAGAGACTCGCAGTCACTGAGATCGTGGGTCTTTGG GTCCCTTCCCAGAGTGTCACAGGACCTGACTCCTGAAGACCTCCGGAGGTGGGTCTACGCCGGGAAGCAGCACTGGGTGATTGATTTCTATACCCCCTGGTGCGTGCCTTGCCAGCAGTTCGCCCCCGAGTTCGAGCTCCTTGCCCAT GTGATGAAGGGCAGTGTCAGGGCGGGAAGGCTGGACTGCCAGGCCCATGCCCAGGCCTGCGAGAGAGCGGGCATCAATGCTTACCCTACCATTCGCTTTTACCCCTACTTGGGGTCGGCCGTG GACCAGGGTGGAGAGGATATTAACAGCAGAGATGCAAATGGGATCACCAGAGTTCTGCGACAGCGGCTGCAGCAGCTATCTGCAGACTCACAGAGCAAGTTCTCCAAAGTCAAG GACGAACTTTAG
- the dnajc10 gene encoding dnaJ homolog subfamily C member 10 isoform X2, whose product MMQLLQGDTKAQVTGMSRFKTWLGLLAITFLAASISVAENYYAFLGVSREASTRDIRRAFKKLALAMHPDKNPNDQDAYDRFHKASQVYEVLKDDDLRMNYERFGEKGLEESNHSSGYETYDFYRNDFGIYDDDLEVITLDSREFDATVNSGELWFVNFYLPRCPHCHDLAPTWREFAKEMDGLVRIGVVNCEDSKVLCHSNGVRSYPTLLVFKEGTKAERYFGNRSKESLAKFAMRFVNSKVTELWHGNVFNEIEVAFASGIGWLITFCAETGDCLSSTTRHKLAGMLQGLVNVGWMDCIKHADLCENFEVTFSSTAYFPPSSTMKQRDSMLFLRSLDVKEIYTEVMHLLPDLETLTVETFSGKVARHRWVVSFLFGLEELPFHEYKKLRVLLKDYHMQVGKVNCVTEADLCSSLHIQKPSIAVFKGLGIDNFEIHHGGNVLYKAASFAKDSASSHVTSLRPGNFPGREKEPWLVYFFVPWCLPCFARLPELRKASVQLFGQVKFGTLDCAAHEELCKQYDIHTFPTMMVFNQSNISEFEGYHTAEGVMEFLEYLANPAVVTLTPDSFQKLVKQRGPDETWLVAFSTPWCQHCLALLPEWRKLAQMVNGIVKVGTVDCDKHWSFCRREDVLGYPEIRLFPQNASRWDQHQSYTGWNRDSQSLRSWVFGSLPRVSQDLTPEDLRRWVYAGKQHWVIDFYTPWCVPCQQFAPEFELLAHVMKGSVRAGRLDCQAHAQACERAGINAYPTIRFYPYLGSAVDQGGEDINSRDANGITRVLRQRLQQLSADSQSKFSKVKDEL is encoded by the exons ATGATGCAGCTCCTCCAAGGCGACACGAAGGCTCAAGTGACCGGAATGTCTCGCTTTAAAACGTGGCTGGGCTTATTGGCCATAACGTTTCTGGCAGCTTCCATCTCCGTAGCTGAAAATTATTATGCGTTCCTGGGAGTTTCCAGAGAGGCATCCACCAGAGATATTAGACGGGCTTTTAAGAAGCTCGCTCTGGCCATGCACCCTGATAAAAACCCA AACGACCAAGATGCCTATGACAGATTCCATAAGGCTAGTCAGGTGTATGAGGTATTAAAGGATGACGATCTGAGGATGAACTATGAAAGATTTGGAGAGAAGGGACTGGAAGAGAGCAACCACAGCAGTGGATATGAAACATATGATTTTTACAGGAATGACTTTG GCATCTATGATGACGACCTTGAGGTAATTACTTTAGACAGCAGAGAATTTG ATGCCACAGTGAACTCTGGAGAGCTGTGGTTTGTGAATTTCTACCTCCCCCGCTGTCCTCACTGCCACGACTTGGCTCCCACA TGGAGAGAGTTTGCCAAGGAGATGGACGGGCTGGTAAGGATTGGGGTTGTGAACTGCGAGGACAGCAAAGTCCTGTGTCACAGCAACGGCGTCAGAAGTTATCCGACGCTCCTTGTTTTCAAAGAAGGAACG AAGGCAGAGAGGTACTTTGGAAACCGATCAAAGGAGAGCTTGGCCAAGTTTGCGATGCGTTTTGTGAACAGCAAAGTAACAGAGCTGTGGCATG GTAATGTCTTCAATGAGATCGAAGTTGCATTCGCTTCTGGCATCGGATGGCTCATTACCTTCTGTGCGGAAACTGGTG ACTGTCTCTCATCAACAACAAGGCATAAACTAGCCGGGATGTTG CAGGGGCTGGTGAACGTTGGCTGGATGGACTGCATCAAGCACGCCGACCTGTGTGAAAACTTTGAGGTGACCTTCAGCTCCACAGCCTACTTCCCCCCCAGCAGCACCATGAAACAGAGGGACAGCATGCTG TTTCTACGCAGTCTGGACGTGAAGGAGATTTACACCGAGGTGATGCATCTGCTGCCAGACCTAGAGACTCTCACGGTGGAAACGTTCTCG GGTAAAGTGGCGCGCCATCGCTGGGTGGTCAGTTTCTTGTTCGGTCTGGAAGAGCTGCCATTCCATGAGTACAAAAAGCTGAGGGTGCTTCTGAAAGATTACCACATGCAG GTGGGGAAGGTCAACTGCGTGACGGAGGCTGACCTCTGCAGCTCCTTACACATTCAGAAGCCAAGCATTGCCGTCTTCAAGGGGCTCGGCATCGACAACTTTGAGATCCATCACG GGGGCAACGTCCTGTACAAAGCTGCATCCTTCGCCAAGGACAGCGCCAGCTCTCATGTGACCAGCTTGCGACCCGGAAACTTCCCTGGTCGTGAGAAGGAGCCTTGGTTGGTGTACTTCTTTGTACCT TGGTGCCTGCCATGCTTTGCTCGACTCCCAGAGTTGAGGAAGGCGTCCGTCCAGCTTTTCGGACAGGTGAAGTTTGGCACTCTGGACTGTGCTGCCCACGAGGAGCTCTGCAAGCAG TATGACATCCACACCTTCCCCACGATGATGGTGTTCAACCAGTCCAACATCTCCGAGTTCGAGGGCTACCACACGGCAGAGGGCGTCATGGAGTTTTTGGAG TACCTGGCCAACCCCGCAGTAGTCACCCTGACGCCAGACTCCTTCCAGAAGCTGGTGAAGCAGAGGGGGCCTGATGAGACGTGGTTGGTGGCCTTCTCCACGCCATGGTGCCAGCACTGCCTGGCGTTGCTTCCTGAATGGAGGAAGCTGGCACAG atGGTCAATGGGATAGTTAAGGTGGGCACCGTGGACTGCGACAAGCATTGGTCCTTCTGTCGACGTGAGGATGTCTTGGGCTACCCTGAGATCCGCCTCTTCCCACAGAACGCCAGCCGCTGGGACCAGCACCA GAGTTATACTGGCTGGAACAGAGACTCGCAGTCACTGAGATCGTGGGTCTTTGG GTCCCTTCCCAGAGTGTCACAGGACCTGACTCCTGAAGACCTCCGGAGGTGGGTCTACGCCGGGAAGCAGCACTGGGTGATTGATTTCTATACCCCCTGGTGCGTGCCTTGCCAGCAGTTCGCCCCCGAGTTCGAGCTCCTTGCCCAT GTGATGAAGGGCAGTGTCAGGGCGGGAAGGCTGGACTGCCAGGCCCATGCCCAGGCCTGCGAGAGAGCGGGCATCAATGCTTACCCTACCATTCGCTTTTACCCCTACTTGGGGTCGGCCGTG GACCAGGGTGGAGAGGATATTAACAGCAGAGATGCAAATGGGATCACCAGAGTTCTGCGACAGCGGCTGCAGCAGCTATCTGCAGACTCACAGAGCAAGTTCTCCAAAGTCAAG GACGAACTTTAG
- the nup35 gene encoding nucleoporin NUP35, which yields MEFQEPMTLGSPTSPKPGPGAQFLPGFLMGDLPAPVTPQPRTFAGAGGGMEVRSPLLAVGSAPQPVVPTPKDKSGAPPVRSIYDDLAGPGVGLSPLSSRKQPFSMMQTPLSGLMATTPGTSSSVFSPASLVQQRKSTLSPAQADPFYTQGEALSSEDQLDETWVTVFGFPPASASYILLQFAQYGNILKHVMSNTGNWMHIQYQSKLQARKALSKDGKIFGEAIMIGVKPCIDKNVTESSEKAASSSSSVFTPPVKAAGTPSMPVSTPRPAMRPLSAAYKVSSSDYQVISDKQTPKKDDGFVTKAMEYMFGW from the exons ATGGAGTTTCAAG AACCGATGACGCTCGGCTCCCCCACTTCTCCCAAACCTGGGCCCGGCGCCCAGTTCTTGCCTGGGTTTCTGATGGGAGACCTGCCAGCTCCTGTTACTCCCCAGCCTCGGACGTTTGCTGGAGCAGGGGGCGGGATGGAAGTGCGCTCTCCTCTCTTGGCAG TGGGATCAGCCCCGCAGCCGGTGGTCCCCACACCTAAAGATAAGAGTGGGGCCCCTCCTGTGAGAAGCATCTACGATGACCTGGCTGGGCCTGGGGTCGGGTTGTCCCCACTGAGCTCCCGTAAGCAG CCTTTCTCCATGATGCAGACACCACTGTCCGGTTTGATGGCCACCACACCAGGGACAT CTTCCAGCGTGTTTAGTCCTGCAAGCTTAGTGCAGCAGAGGAAATCGACACTCTCGCCAGCACAAGCTGATCCCTTTTACACGCAAGGGGAAGCCCTATCCTCGGAGGACCAGCTGGACGAAACGTGGGTCACAGTTTTTGG GTTTCCACCCGCGTCCGCTTCCTACATCCTCCTGCAGTTTGCACAGTACGGCAATATATTAAAGCACGTG ATGTCCAACACCGGCAACTGGATGCACATTCAGTATCAGTCCAAGCTGCAGGCTAGAAAGGCGCTTAGTAAGGATGGGAAAATCTTCGGCGAGGCGATCATGATCGGGGTCAAGCCCTGTATAGACAAG AATGTGACGGAGAGCTCAGAGAAAGccgcctcctcctccagctcgGTGTTCACCCCTCCGGTGAAGGCGGCTGGCACTCCCAGCATGCCTGTCTCCACACCTCGTCCTGCCATGAGGCCCCTCAGTGCAGCTTACAAGGTCTCCAGCAGCGACTACCAG GTGATTTCGGACAAGCAGACGCCCAAGAAAGATGACGGTTTCGTCACCAAAGCCATGGAGTACATGTTTGGCTGGTGA